The following are encoded in a window of Rhodocyclaceae bacterium genomic DNA:
- a CDS encoding multidrug efflux RND transporter permease subunit, whose protein sequence is MNLSAPFIARPIATTLLTLAILLSGLAAFTQLPVSPLPQVDFPTIVVNAGLPGASPETMAATIATPLERTLGRIAGVTEITSSSSLGSTRITIQFDLSRNIHDAGNDVQAGINAARPLLPTGMPSNPTWRKVNPADAPIVILALTSPTLSRGQMYDAASTVLAQRLAQVDGVGQVTVGGSALPAVRIGLNPDALARQGMGTEEIRAAIAAANANRPKGSVDDGERTWQIGANDQARTAADYVPLIVGYRNGNPIRLGDIAKIEDSVQDLRNAGLANGRPAVLLVVNRQPNANIIDTVDRIYALMPLLRASIPDSIQLDIVQDRTPSIRASLREVWHTLLIAIALVIGVTFVFLGQWRSALIPAVAVPVSLVGTLGFMYLAGFSLNNLSLMALTIATGFVVDDAIIVLENTTRHIEQGMAPMRAALVGAGEVAFTVLSMTLSLIAVFIPILFMGGLIGRLFREFAITLSAAVLVSLVVSLTVTPMMCARLLKARVAGTGLAGLPRRPGILLRGVSRAWRGVVDGYASSLSWVLDHAWLMLLILFATIGLNVWLYTIVPKGFFPQQDTGRLAGGLRADQSSSFQSMQGKLEAFVAIVGKDPAVETVVGFTGGGARNSGFLFITLKPLSERHLSTDQVIARLRPQLTQVPGAQLFLSAVQELRAGARESNAQFQYTILAEELSALRTWEPRLRNALAALPELVDVSTDIQDRGEQTTITFDRDAAARLGLDMRRISASLNNAFGQRQVSTIYNPLNQYRVVMEVEPRYWQSPEILRDFNFVTADGRTVPLTRIATFGPANTPLSIFHQGGFAAATASFNLPPGVSLSTAQAAIDRTFATIGAPSSLYGGFQGTARLFTQSLDSQPLLILAAFIAMYIVLGMLYESTLHPVTILSTLPSAGVGALLALMIAQSDFNLIAMIGVLLLIGIVKKNAIMMVDFALAAERDRGAGPREAIEEACRLRLRPILMTTLAALFGALPLALGQGDGAELRQPLGIAIVGGLLVSQVLTLYTTPVVYLHLDRLRHFFIRRRASRSGGGHPDREVPA, encoded by the coding sequence CTGAACCTGAGCGCGCCGTTCATCGCGCGGCCGATCGCCACCACCCTGCTGACGCTGGCGATCCTGCTGTCGGGCCTGGCCGCCTTCACGCAATTGCCGGTGTCGCCGCTGCCGCAGGTGGACTTCCCGACCATCGTGGTCAACGCGGGGCTGCCCGGCGCGAGCCCCGAGACGATGGCAGCCACCATCGCCACCCCGCTGGAGCGTACGCTCGGACGGATCGCCGGGGTCACCGAGATCACCTCCTCGAGCTCGCTCGGTTCGACCCGGATCACGATCCAGTTCGACCTGTCGCGCAACATCCACGATGCCGGCAACGACGTGCAGGCGGGCATCAATGCCGCACGCCCGCTGCTGCCAACCGGCATGCCGAGCAACCCGACCTGGCGCAAGGTGAACCCGGCCGACGCGCCGATCGTGATCCTCGCGCTGACCTCGCCGACGCTGTCGCGGGGCCAGATGTACGACGCGGCCTCGACCGTGCTGGCGCAACGGCTGGCGCAGGTCGATGGCGTCGGCCAGGTCACCGTCGGTGGCAGCGCGCTGCCGGCGGTACGCATCGGGCTGAACCCCGATGCGCTGGCGCGCCAGGGCATGGGTACCGAGGAGATCCGCGCGGCGATCGCCGCGGCCAACGCGAACCGCCCCAAAGGATCGGTCGACGACGGCGAGCGAACCTGGCAGATCGGCGCAAACGACCAGGCGCGCACTGCGGCCGACTATGTTCCGCTGATCGTCGGCTACCGCAACGGCAACCCGATCCGGCTCGGCGACATCGCGAAGATCGAGGATTCGGTACAGGACCTGCGCAACGCCGGGCTCGCCAACGGCAGGCCGGCGGTGCTGCTGGTCGTCAACCGCCAGCCCAATGCGAACATCATCGACACGGTCGACCGGATCTACGCGCTGATGCCCCTGCTGCGCGCGTCGATCCCGGACAGCATCCAGCTCGACATCGTGCAGGACCGCACCCCCAGCATCCGCGCATCGCTGCGCGAGGTGTGGCACACGCTGCTGATCGCGATTGCGCTGGTCATCGGCGTCACCTTCGTATTCCTGGGGCAGTGGCGTTCCGCGCTGATCCCGGCCGTCGCGGTCCCGGTGTCGCTGGTGGGGACGCTGGGCTTCATGTACCTCGCCGGCTTCTCGCTGAACAACCTGTCGCTGATGGCGCTGACCATCGCCACCGGCTTCGTTGTCGATGACGCGATCATCGTGCTGGAGAACACCACACGGCACATCGAGCAAGGGATGGCGCCCATGCGTGCCGCGCTGGTCGGCGCGGGCGAAGTCGCCTTCACGGTGCTGTCGATGACCCTGTCGCTGATCGCGGTGTTCATCCCGATCCTCTTCATGGGCGGGCTGATCGGGCGCCTGTTCCGGGAATTCGCGATCACGCTGTCGGCCGCGGTGCTGGTCTCGCTGGTGGTGTCGCTGACCGTGACGCCGATGATGTGCGCCCGGCTGCTGAAGGCGCGCGTCGCCGGCACGGGCCTCGCCGGCCTGCCGCGCCGCCCCGGCATTCTGCTGCGCGGCGTATCCCGCGCCTGGCGCGGCGTGGTCGACGGCTACGCGTCGAGCCTGTCCTGGGTGCTCGACCACGCATGGCTGATGCTGCTGATCCTGTTCGCGACCATCGGCCTGAACGTGTGGCTGTACACGATCGTGCCCAAGGGCTTCTTCCCGCAGCAGGACACCGGCCGGCTGGCCGGCGGGCTGCGCGCCGACCAGAGCAGTTCGTTCCAGTCGATGCAGGGCAAGCTCGAGGCCTTCGTCGCTATCGTCGGCAAGGACCCGGCGGTCGAGACCGTCGTCGGCTTCACCGGTGGCGGCGCGCGCAACTCGGGGTTCCTGTTCATCACGCTGAAGCCACTGTCCGAGCGACACCTGTCCACCGACCAGGTGATCGCCCGACTGCGGCCGCAGCTCACCCAGGTACCGGGGGCACAACTGTTCCTGTCGGCCGTGCAGGAACTGCGCGCAGGCGCGCGCGAATCGAACGCCCAGTTCCAGTACACGATCCTGGCCGAGGAACTGTCGGCGCTCCGGACCTGGGAGCCGAGGTTGCGCAATGCGCTTGCCGCGCTGCCGGAACTGGTCGACGTCAGCACCGACATCCAGGACCGCGGCGAACAGACGACGATCACCTTCGACCGAGACGCCGCCGCGCGTCTGGGCCTGGATATGCGCCGGATCAGCGCGTCGCTCAACAATGCGTTCGGGCAGCGCCAGGTGTCGACCATCTACAACCCGTTGAACCAGTACCGGGTGGTGATGGAAGTCGAGCCGCGCTACTGGCAGAGCCCGGAGATCCTGCGCGATTTCAACTTCGTCACCGCCGATGGCCGCACGGTGCCATTGACCCGTATCGCAACCTTCGGCCCGGCCAACACCCCGCTGTCGATCTTCCACCAGGGCGGCTTCGCGGCTGCCACCGCTTCGTTCAACCTGCCACCGGGCGTATCCCTGTCGACCGCACAGGCCGCGATCGACCGCACGTTCGCCACCATCGGTGCGCCGAGCAGCCTCTACGGCGGCTTCCAGGGCACCGCGCGACTGTTCACGCAATCGCTCGACAGCCAGCCGCTGCTGATCCTCGCGGCCTTCATCGCGATGTACATCGTGCTCGGCATGCTCTACGAAAGCACCCTGCATCCGGTCACGATCCTGTCCACGCTGCCGTCGGCTGGCGTCGGCGCGCTGCTCGCGCTGATGATCGCGCAGAGCGATTTCAACCTGATCGCCATGATCGGCGTGCTGCTGCTGATCGGCATCGTGAAAAAGAACGCAATCATGATGGTCGACTTCGCGCTCGCCGCAGAGCGCGATCGCGGCGCAGGCCCGCGCGAGGCCATCGAGGAGGCCTGCCGCCTGCGACTGCGGCCGATCCTGATGACCACGCTCGCGGCGCTGTTCGGTGCGCTGCCGCTTGCGCTGGGCCAGGGCGACGGCGCGGAGCTGCGCCAGCCGCTCGGCATCGCGATCGTCGGCGGCCTGCTGGTCAGCCAGGTGCTGACGCTCTACACCACGCCGGTCGTCTACCTGCACCTCGACCGCCTTCGTCACTTCTTCATCCGCCGCCGCGCCAGCCGCAGCGGTGGCGGGCACCCGGACCGGGAGGTCCCTGCATGA
- a CDS encoding efflux transporter outer membrane subunit: MTRTTTAWVRPCLAAPALALLLGGCIAVGPDYRRPEAPVSADWKQAGLWKPATPQDLSRNDAWWTVFGDPRLDTLIAAIEPSNQNIRAAEAQYRQALALITQARAGLFPTITANAQATRSQSPATTNPRTGITTAGGNATVQDGGVSVSWEVDLWGRIARTLEAGEASAQASAADLAAARLSARAALAQAYFQLRVAERRAQLLAETVEANRRALLIAENRYAAGVVPRSDVIQARSQLASVEAQLIDTQVPQAQLQHAIALLIGRPPAALTIAPGTLPPLPSPLPLVLPSALLERRPDIAAAERRVAAANAQIGVAAAAWFPSLTLSGAAGFRSTDLSTWITAPARYWSLGPSLALPLFDAGRRRGVVEQNVAVYDQRVAQYRQTVLAALVEVEDNLVALRVLSDEAAVQARAVDLARQTLQITLNQYKAGLVGFSSVVIAQTSLLSAEQAALSVLGRQFDASVVLVRALGGGWSGGESEPATGGR, encoded by the coding sequence CTGACGCGCACGACGACCGCGTGGGTGCGCCCGTGTCTGGCCGCGCCGGCCCTGGCGCTGCTGCTCGGCGGATGCATCGCGGTGGGACCGGACTACCGCCGCCCGGAAGCCCCCGTGTCGGCGGACTGGAAACAGGCCGGCCTCTGGAAGCCGGCGACGCCGCAGGACCTGTCGCGCAACGATGCCTGGTGGACTGTGTTCGGCGACCCCCGGCTCGACACGCTGATCGCCGCGATCGAACCGTCGAACCAGAACATCCGCGCCGCGGAAGCGCAGTACCGGCAGGCGCTGGCGCTGATCACCCAGGCGCGCGCCGGCCTGTTCCCGACGATCACGGCCAACGCGCAGGCCACGCGCAGCCAGTCGCCGGCGACGACCAACCCGCGCACCGGCATCACCACCGCGGGCGGTAACGCGACCGTACAGGACGGCGGGGTCAGCGTCAGCTGGGAGGTCGATCTGTGGGGCCGCATCGCGCGCACCCTGGAAGCCGGCGAGGCGAGCGCCCAGGCGAGCGCAGCCGATCTCGCGGCCGCACGGCTGTCCGCGCGCGCCGCGCTGGCGCAGGCCTACTTCCAGTTGCGCGTGGCCGAACGTCGGGCGCAACTGCTGGCCGAGACCGTCGAGGCGAACCGCCGCGCATTGCTGATCGCCGAGAACCGCTACGCCGCCGGCGTCGTGCCGCGCTCCGACGTGATCCAGGCCCGGAGCCAGCTCGCTTCGGTCGAGGCGCAGCTCATCGACACCCAGGTGCCGCAGGCGCAGTTGCAGCATGCGATCGCACTGCTGATCGGTCGACCACCGGCCGCGCTGACGATAGCGCCAGGGACACTGCCACCGCTGCCGTCGCCACTGCCGCTGGTCCTGCCCTCGGCACTGCTCGAGCGGCGCCCGGACATCGCGGCTGCCGAGCGGCGGGTCGCCGCAGCCAATGCGCAGATCGGCGTGGCCGCCGCCGCCTGGTTCCCTTCGCTCACGCTGTCCGGCGCAGCCGGGTTCCGGTCGACCGACCTGTCCACCTGGATCACGGCTCCGGCCCGCTACTGGTCGCTCGGCCCGTCGCTCGCGCTGCCCCTGTTCGATGCGGGCCGCCGCCGCGGCGTGGTCGAGCAGAACGTGGCGGTCTACGATCAGCGCGTCGCGCAGTACCGGCAGACGGTGCTGGCTGCGCTGGTCGAGGTGGAGGATAACCTGGTCGCATTGCGGGTACTGTCCGACGAAGCGGCAGTACAGGCGCGCGCCGTCGACCTCGCACGCCAGACGCTGCAGATCACGCTGAACCAGTACAAGGCCGGGCTGGTCGGCTTCAGCAGCGTGGTGATCGCGCAGACGTCGCTGCTGTCGGCCGAACAGGCCGCACTCTCGGTGCTGGGGCGCCAGTTCGACGCATCGGTGGTGCTGGTGCGGGCGCTGGGCGGAGGATGGTCCGGCGGCGAGTCCGAGCCTGCGACCGGCGGGCGCTAG
- a CDS encoding TraR/DksA C4-type zinc finger protein, giving the protein MDQLRAALEKRHAELARDIREDLKATGSERYADLAGEVNDSGDESVADQMVDINAAMIERELVELKAVEGARKRMEEGDYGDCIDCGVDIPFARLFAYPAATRCIACQSQREKTYAQGRSAPA; this is encoded by the coding sequence ATGGACCAGTTGCGCGCCGCACTCGAGAAGCGGCATGCCGAGCTCGCCCGCGACATCCGCGAAGACCTCAAGGCGACCGGCTCGGAGCGTTACGCCGATCTCGCCGGCGAGGTGAACGACTCCGGCGACGAATCGGTCGCCGACCAGATGGTCGACATCAATGCAGCGATGATCGAACGCGAACTGGTCGAGCTCAAGGCGGTGGAAGGTGCGCGCAAGCGCATGGAAGAAGGCGACTACGGCGACTGCATCGACTGCGGCGTCGACATCCCGTTCGCCCGCCTGTTCGCCTATCCGGCAGCCACGCGCTGCATCGCCTGCCAGAGCCAGCGCGAGAAGACCTACGCCCAGGGACGCAGCGCACCAGCATGA
- a CDS encoding Hsp70 family protein yields MVRVSTAGCAIDFGTSNSSVALLGAVGGITAHEAFRLVSLEDTQTAIPTAVFFSGEDGSRAFGRAAVQAHVEGHEGRLMRSIKSILGSDLIDRTTEVGPGFMVKYLDVVVAFLRHLRQRATQAAGKSVDRAVIGRPVFFVDDDPARDAAAERTLAAAARTAGFTEVAFQFEPIAAALDFERTVSRETLVLVADIGGGTSDFSVVRVGPKLRRRVDRSADVLANHGVHVAGTDFDREVNLAAIMPLLGLGSEGRSESGASIRVPNAIYHALSTWHLINTVYLPNRLIELRQMASLYVDQRLHRRLMTVLECRLGHGLAAMAEAAKIDVSMHGHAQIDLSMVEDALAGSFDAGRQQAALSESIGRIAGAARQAIEQAGLSPSQIDALYFTGGSTALASLATAIAAVVPDAAQVEGDRFTSVVSGLALDASRRFG; encoded by the coding sequence GTGGTCAGGGTGTCAACGGCAGGGTGTGCTATCGATTTCGGTACCTCCAATTCCTCCGTGGCTCTGCTGGGTGCCGTTGGGGGCATCACGGCGCATGAAGCCTTCAGGCTGGTCTCGCTGGAAGATACGCAAACAGCGATCCCGACCGCGGTGTTCTTCAGCGGCGAGGACGGATCGCGCGCGTTCGGGCGTGCGGCGGTGCAGGCGCACGTCGAGGGCCATGAAGGCCGGCTGATGCGCTCGATCAAGAGCATCCTCGGCTCCGACCTGATCGACCGTACCACCGAGGTCGGTCCCGGCTTCATGGTGAAGTACCTGGACGTGGTGGTCGCGTTCCTGCGCCACCTGCGCCAGCGCGCCACGCAGGCCGCCGGCAAGTCGGTGGATCGTGCGGTGATCGGGCGTCCGGTGTTCTTCGTCGACGACGACCCGGCGCGCGACGCAGCGGCCGAGCGCACGCTGGCTGCCGCTGCCCGCACGGCGGGTTTCACCGAGGTCGCGTTCCAGTTCGAGCCGATCGCCGCTGCGCTCGACTTCGAGCGCACCGTCTCGCGCGAGACGCTGGTGCTCGTCGCGGATATCGGTGGCGGAACCTCCGACTTCTCGGTGGTGCGCGTGGGTCCGAAGCTGCGCAGACGGGTCGACCGCAGCGCCGACGTGCTGGCGAACCATGGCGTGCACGTGGCCGGCACCGACTTCGACCGCGAGGTGAACCTGGCGGCGATCATGCCGCTGCTCGGCCTCGGTTCCGAGGGACGCAGCGAGTCGGGCGCGTCCATCCGCGTGCCGAATGCGATCTACCATGCGCTGTCGACCTGGCACCTGATCAACACGGTATACCTGCCGAACCGGCTGATCGAGCTGCGCCAGATGGCGAGCCTCTATGTCGACCAGCGCCTGCACCGGCGGCTGATGACGGTGCTCGAATGCCGGCTCGGGCATGGGCTGGCCGCGATGGCCGAAGCCGCGAAGATCGACGTCTCGATGCACGGCCATGCGCAGATCGACCTGTCTATGGTCGAGGACGCACTGGCGGGCAGCTTCGACGCCGGACGCCAGCAGGCCGCGCTGTCGGAGTCCATCGGCCGGATCGCCGGCGCCGCGCGGCAGGCCATCGAGCAGGCGGGGCTGTCGCCGTCGCAGATCGATGCACTGTACTTCACCGGCGGCTCGACAGCGCTCGCCTCGCTCGCCACGGCGATCGCCGCGGTAGTGCCCGATGCGGCGCAGGTCGAGGGTGACCGCTTCACCAGCGTGGTGAGCGGCCTTGCGCTGGATGCATCGAGGCGATTCGGCTAG
- a CDS encoding arylsulfatase — MAVSGNARTGARPATPNVLLILADNLGWGELGCYGGGVLRGAPTPRIDALAAQGLRLTNFNVESDCVPTRSALMTGRHPIRTGALQSVPAGLPQGLIPWEVTLGQQFGRQGYATGCFGKWHLGDRAGRHPHDRGFDEWYGIPRTTNESLFTSTPGFDPSVVPMPYVMAGRAGEAAIEHHVYDLDARRRIDSELADHAIDFMSRQVAAGKPFFAYVPLTHLHYPTLPHPEFSGRTGAGDFADSMVEMDFRTGQMLDALDRLGIADDTVVIFASDNGPEFRRPWRGTAGPWTGTYHTSMEGSLRVPFIVRWPGHVPPGAVSDAIVHVTDLFPTLSRVAGATVPDDRPIDGIDQLAFLLDPSTGSNREGFVYFIKDELRAAKWRDWKMHFVWEPEPNTGTNHLEAPYLFNLVRDPKEETDLNSTGDGWARGPIRRMVVAFQQGLKANPPIPPGSPDDYRPAPKKDAP; from the coding sequence ATGGCTGTTTCAGGAAACGCGAGGACCGGAGCCCGACCGGCGACACCGAACGTGCTGTTGATCCTCGCCGACAACCTCGGCTGGGGCGAGCTCGGCTGCTACGGCGGGGGCGTGCTGCGTGGCGCACCGACCCCGCGCATCGACGCGCTGGCCGCGCAGGGCCTGCGCCTGACCAATTTCAACGTCGAGAGCGACTGCGTGCCGACCCGCTCTGCGCTGATGACCGGCCGCCATCCGATCCGCACCGGTGCGCTGCAGTCGGTGCCGGCAGGGCTCCCGCAGGGGCTGATCCCGTGGGAGGTGACGCTGGGCCAGCAGTTCGGCCGCCAGGGTTATGCCACTGGCTGCTTCGGCAAGTGGCATCTCGGCGATCGCGCCGGGCGCCATCCGCACGACCGCGGCTTCGACGAGTGGTACGGCATCCCGCGTACGACGAACGAGAGTCTGTTCACCAGCACGCCGGGCTTCGATCCCTCGGTGGTGCCGATGCCGTACGTGATGGCCGGGCGTGCGGGTGAGGCCGCCATCGAACACCATGTATACGACCTCGATGCGCGGCGCCGGATCGACAGCGAACTGGCCGACCATGCGATCGACTTCATGTCGAGGCAGGTGGCCGCCGGCAAGCCGTTCTTCGCCTACGTGCCGCTGACCCACCTGCACTATCCGACGCTGCCGCATCCCGAGTTCTCCGGCCGCACCGGCGCGGGAGACTTCGCCGATTCGATGGTCGAGATGGACTTCCGTACCGGGCAGATGCTCGATGCGCTCGACCGCCTGGGCATCGCGGACGACACTGTCGTGATCTTCGCCAGCGACAACGGCCCCGAGTTCCGCCGCCCGTGGCGTGGCACCGCCGGCCCGTGGACCGGCACGTACCACACGTCCATGGAAGGGTCGCTGCGCGTCCCGTTCATCGTGCGCTGGCCGGGCCATGTGCCCCCGGGGGCGGTCAGCGATGCCATCGTGCATGTGACCGACCTGTTCCCGACGCTGTCGCGGGTGGCCGGCGCCACCGTGCCCGACGATCGCCCGATCGACGGCATCGACCAGCTGGCCTTCCTGCTGGACCCGTCCACCGGGTCGAATCGCGAAGGTTTCGTCTATTTCATCAAGGACGAACTGCGTGCCGCCAAGTGGCGCGACTGGAAGATGCACTTCGTCTGGGAACCCGAGCCCAACACCGGCACCAACCACCTCGAAGCACCGTACCTGTTCAACCTGGTACGTGACCCGAAGGAAGAGACCGACCTGAACAGCACCGGCGACGGCTGGGCACGCGGGCCGATCCGCCGGATGGTCGTCGCATTCCAGCAGGGCCTGAAGGCCAACCCTCCGATCCCGCCCGGTTCTCCCGACGACTATCGGCCCGCGCCGAAGAAGGATGCGCCATGA
- a CDS encoding tripartite tricarboxylate transporter substrate binding protein, translating to MRASRFFLPVLGALSVGLLTGPFAPPEAAAQAWPARPVRMIVPFAPGGAADLVSRVVAERLSASYGQQFIADNRSGAGGTIGYELLARAAPDGYTLGTASDSSTLLPFTYRNLPWDPRNFTGISLLTTQPLVLAVHTAVPATSLKELVAHARTVPGKLSFGSSGHGHPQHLAGEMIKLATGIDMTHIPYKGGGAAIIDLVGGQIPIVVLGSSPVIPHHRAGKVRILAVVSPARSSALPDIPTLDEAGVKGVDLAQWMGLAGPPKLPRDLVKKLNAEVAAILANPGSRKTLEGAGFDPSPSTPEAFEAKMREGVARWEKLLPKLKIRFD from the coding sequence ATGCGCGCATCCCGCTTCTTCCTGCCCGTGCTCGGGGCCTTGTCCGTGGGCCTGCTCACGGGCCCGTTCGCGCCGCCCGAAGCGGCGGCGCAAGCGTGGCCGGCCCGGCCCGTCCGCATGATCGTCCCGTTCGCACCCGGCGGCGCGGCCGACCTGGTCTCGCGCGTGGTGGCCGAGCGCCTCAGCGCCTCCTATGGGCAGCAGTTCATCGCAGACAACCGGTCCGGCGCCGGCGGCACCATCGGCTACGAACTGCTGGCACGCGCAGCCCCCGATGGCTATACGCTGGGCACCGCCAGCGATTCGTCCACGCTGCTGCCGTTCACCTACCGCAACCTGCCCTGGGATCCGCGCAATTTCACCGGCATCAGCCTGCTGACCACCCAGCCGCTGGTGCTGGCCGTGCACACCGCGGTGCCGGCCACCAGCCTGAAGGAACTGGTCGCCCATGCCCGTACCGTGCCGGGCAAGCTGTCCTTCGGCTCGTCCGGGCACGGCCATCCGCAGCACCTGGCGGGCGAGATGATCAAGCTCGCCACCGGCATCGACATGACCCACATCCCCTACAAGGGCGGTGGCGCGGCGATCATCGACCTGGTGGGCGGCCAGATCCCGATCGTGGTGCTCGGCTCCTCGCCGGTGATCCCGCACCACCGCGCCGGCAAGGTACGCATCCTGGCGGTGGTCTCACCGGCGCGTTCCAGCGCATTGCCGGATATCCCGACCCTCGACGAGGCCGGCGTCAAGGGCGTCGACCTCGCGCAGTGGATGGGCCTGGCGGGCCCGCCGAAGCTGCCGCGCGACCTGGTGAAGAAGCTCAATGCCGAGGTGGCGGCCATCCTTGCCAATCCGGGCAGCCGCAAGACGCTGGAAGGCGCCGGTTTCGATCCGTCGCCGAGCACACCCGAGGCGTTCGAAGCGAAGATGCGCGAAGGCGTGGCGCGCTGGGAGAAGCTGCTCCCGAAGCTGAAGATCAGGTTCGACTGA
- a CDS encoding phosphosulfolactate synthase, producing MNEPVKPLALPPRSRKPRTRGLTSMIDFGPDTFGWTGAVGGIEPLLQACGDYIDFAKIYAMNALLLPRDVVKAAARCYREHDVVPFAGGILFEYAWQRNELDGLEALLADLEIGGLEISENYVQLTPDERARMIERFQKRGIYIKYEFGRKSPTEPLSLDELGSVVEAVGRQGIEHVIVEQSDFDMLVAARADAIDRLQEQPWFDRLLIEADPYRFPKQCAELVQTFGPEVNLANITPGQVLRLEGFRLGIGRAVDYSIIQR from the coding sequence ATGAATGAACCCGTGAAGCCGCTCGCGCTGCCGCCGCGCAGCCGCAAGCCGCGTACGCGCGGCCTGACCTCGATGATCGATTTCGGGCCGGACACCTTCGGCTGGACCGGAGCGGTCGGCGGCATCGAGCCGCTGTTGCAGGCCTGCGGCGACTACATCGACTTCGCGAAGATCTATGCGATGAATGCGCTGCTGCTGCCGCGCGACGTGGTGAAGGCGGCGGCGCGCTGCTACCGGGAGCACGACGTCGTGCCGTTCGCCGGCGGCATCCTTTTCGAGTACGCCTGGCAGCGCAACGAGCTCGACGGCCTGGAGGCACTGCTGGCCGACCTCGAGATCGGCGGGCTCGAGATCTCCGAGAACTACGTCCAGCTCACGCCGGACGAGCGGGCGCGGATGATCGAGCGCTTCCAGAAGCGCGGCATCTACATCAAGTATGAATTCGGTCGCAAGTCGCCGACCGAGCCGCTGTCGCTGGACGAACTCGGCTCGGTGGTAGAGGCGGTGGGCCGACAGGGCATCGAGCATGTGATCGTCGAACAGTCCGACTTCGACATGCTGGTGGCCGCGCGCGCCGATGCGATCGACCGACTGCAGGAACAGCCGTGGTTCGACCGCCTGCTGATCGAGGCCGATCCCTACCGCTTCCCGAAGCAGTGTGCGGAACTGGTGCAGACGTTCGGGCCCGAAGTGAACCTCGCGAACATCACGCCCGGGCAGGTGCTGCGGCTGGAAGGGTTCCGCCTCGGCATCGGGCGGGCGGTGGACTACTCGATCATCCAGCGCTGA
- a CDS encoding alpha/beta hydrolase, translating into MTRRQDRSRWLAVHGLDLHVREWGTEGAPKLFLLHGWMDVSASFAFLVDALQRDWHVIAPDWRGFGLSSWASHGYEFPDYFADLDALLDRLSPDEPARVVGHSMGGNVLMSYAGLRPVRLSRIVSLEGFGGHRYDATRAPEHFVRWLDQQRKPATFRPYPSLDDVARRLRKNNPRLTAERAAFLAPHWARPAVGGGFVLRADPRHKQLHAQQTRLDEVYACWNRIACPVLWVMASDPAKQGFRLDTPEQFAQRCAAVPGMRLERLEECGHMLHHDQPAAVAQLLESFFA; encoded by the coding sequence ATGACCAGAAGGCAAGACCGGTCGCGCTGGCTGGCAGTCCACGGGCTCGACCTGCATGTGCGCGAGTGGGGTACCGAAGGCGCGCCGAAGCTGTTCCTCCTGCACGGCTGGATGGATGTTTCGGCGTCCTTTGCCTTCCTGGTCGACGCGCTGCAGCGCGACTGGCATGTGATCGCTCCCGACTGGCGCGGCTTCGGCCTGTCCTCGTGGGCTTCACACGGCTACGAGTTCCCGGATTACTTCGCAGATCTCGATGCATTGCTCGATCGGCTGTCGCCCGATGAACCAGCGCGGGTGGTCGGCCATTCGATGGGCGGCAACGTGCTGATGTCCTATGCCGGCCTGCGCCCGGTACGCCTGTCGCGGATCGTGTCCCTCGAAGGTTTCGGCGGACACCGCTACGATGCCACGCGCGCCCCGGAGCATTTCGTCCGCTGGCTCGACCAGCAGCGCAAGCCGGCGACGTTCCGGCCCTACCCGTCGCTCGACGACGTCGCGCGACGGCTGCGCAAGAACAACCCGCGCCTGACAGCGGAACGCGCAGCCTTCCTGGCGCCCCACTGGGCCCGGCCGGCCGTCGGCGGCGGTTTCGTGCTGCGTGCCGACCCCCGGCACAAGCAACTGCATGCACAGCAGACCCGCCTCGACGAGGTCTACGCCTGCTGGAACCGGATCGCCTGCCCGGTGCTGTGGGTGATGGCCAGCGACCCTGCGAAGCAGGGTTTCCGGCTCGACACGCCCGAGCAGTTCGCGCAGCGCTGCGCCGCGGTCCCCGGCATGCGGCTGGAACGGCTCGAGGAATGCGGGCACATGCTGCACCACGACCAGCCGGCGGCCGTCGCGCAGCTGCTGGAGTCGTTCTTCGCCTGA